A genome region from Alteripontixanthobacter maritimus includes the following:
- a CDS encoding CoA-acylating methylmalonate-semialdehyde dehydrogenase — protein MRTVDHFIKGGAGGNAGSRTGDIFDPNTGDVQATVKLAGKALLDQAVANAQAVQPEWAATNPQRRARVMFKFKDLLEQNMDELARLLSSEHGKVIDDARGDVQRGLEVVEFAAGIPQALKGEYTHGAGPGIDVYSMRQPLGIGAGITPFNFPAMIPMWMFAMATACGNAFILKPSERDPSVPVRLAELFLEAGAPEGLLQVVHGDKEMVDAILDHPAISAISFVGSSDIAHYVYKRGVDAGKRVQAMGGAKNHGIIMPDADMDQAVNDLIGAAYGSAGERCMALPVVVPVGQDTADKLREKLLPAIDKLRLGVSSDPDAQYGPVINAAHKERVEGWIQKGVDEGAELVVDGRGFELQGHEKGFFIGPSLFDHVTTDMESYKEEIFGPVLQIVRADTFEDALRLPSEHQYGNGVAIFTRNGHAAREFAARVQVGMVGINVPIPVPVSYHSFGGWKRSGFGDHNQYGMEGLRFWTKTKTVTQRWPDGTADGTGENAFVIPTMG, from the coding sequence ATGCGAACGGTCGATCATTTCATCAAGGGCGGTGCCGGCGGCAATGCAGGCTCGCGCACCGGCGATATCTTCGATCCGAACACCGGCGACGTGCAGGCGACGGTCAAGCTGGCGGGCAAGGCTTTGCTCGATCAGGCGGTTGCCAATGCGCAGGCCGTACAACCCGAATGGGCCGCCACCAATCCGCAGCGCAGGGCGCGCGTGATGTTCAAGTTCAAGGACCTGCTCGAACAGAATATGGACGAGCTGGCGCGGCTGCTGTCGAGCGAGCATGGCAAGGTGATCGACGATGCGCGTGGTGACGTGCAGCGCGGGCTGGAAGTGGTCGAATTCGCCGCCGGTATTCCGCAGGCGCTGAAAGGTGAATACACCCACGGCGCGGGTCCGGGGATCGATGTCTATTCGATGCGCCAGCCACTTGGCATCGGTGCCGGCATCACCCCGTTCAACTTCCCTGCCATGATCCCGATGTGGATGTTCGCCATGGCGACAGCGTGCGGCAATGCCTTTATCCTCAAGCCATCCGAACGCGATCCGTCCGTGCCGGTGCGGCTGGCGGAACTGTTTCTCGAAGCAGGCGCGCCTGAGGGGCTGCTGCAGGTGGTGCATGGCGACAAGGAGATGGTGGACGCCATCCTCGACCATCCGGCCATTTCCGCCATCAGCTTCGTCGGATCGTCCGATATCGCGCATTACGTCTACAAACGCGGTGTCGATGCGGGCAAGCGCGTGCAGGCCATGGGCGGCGCGAAGAACCACGGGATCATCATGCCCGACGCCGATATGGACCAGGCGGTGAACGACCTTATCGGCGCGGCATATGGCTCGGCAGGCGAACGCTGCATGGCGCTGCCGGTAGTGGTGCCCGTTGGGCAGGACACGGCAGACAAGCTGCGCGAGAAGCTGCTGCCGGCGATAGACAAGCTGCGGCTGGGCGTTTCTTCCGATCCCGACGCGCAATACGGCCCGGTGATCAACGCCGCCCATAAAGAGCGCGTGGAAGGCTGGATCCAGAAGGGCGTGGACGAAGGCGCCGAACTGGTGGTGGACGGGCGCGGCTTCGAATTGCAGGGCCATGAAAAGGGCTTCTTCATCGGCCCCAGCCTGTTCGATCACGTCACCACCGATATGGAAAGCTACAAGGAAGAAATCTTCGGACCCGTCCTCCAGATCGTGCGTGCAGACACATTTGAGGACGCGCTGCGCCTGCCGAGCGAGCACCAATACGGCAACGGCGTCGCCATCTTCACCCGCAACGGCCACGCCGCACGCGAATTCGCCGCGCGGGTGCAAGTTGGCATGGTCGGCATCAACGTGCCGATCCCCGTGCCGGTCAGCTATCACAGCTTCGGCGGGTGGAAACGGTCGGGCTTCGGCGATCACAACCAGTACGGCATGGAGGGTTTGCGGTTCTGGACCAAGACCAAGACCGTGACCCAACGCTGGCCCGACGGCACCGCAGACGGCACCGGCGAAAACGCATTTGTCATTCCAACGATGGGGTAA
- a CDS encoding enoyl-CoA hydratase/isomerase family protein: MTQDVKIHTHGRVGHISLNRPKALHALTLDMCHAMSAALADWADDDSVEAVIIDHAEGRGFCAGGDIAFLRNSALNDNGVSGRKFFHDEYQLNHQLFTYKKPVVCFMDGITMGGGVGIALPAKFRVATENTRLAMPETGIGLFPDVGGGWHLSRLGGRLGQFLALTGARLDGAECLWAGLATHYLPSQMAADAKARIIEKPDRIAGVLSEMVGSPPKARIEENADKIAKHFASDDFETILASLEAEDSDWSHKERDTLGTKSPQTCKVALRQLAEGAKMTDFADNMRMEYRIASRVINRPDFAEGVRAVIVDKSNDPKWNPPVPQEVDDALIDSIFAPLPADEEWKPL; the protein is encoded by the coding sequence ATGACCCAAGACGTAAAAATTCACACCCACGGCCGCGTGGGACATATCTCGCTGAACCGGCCCAAGGCGCTCCATGCGCTCACGCTCGACATGTGCCACGCGATGAGCGCGGCGCTGGCTGACTGGGCGGATGACGACAGCGTCGAGGCTGTCATTATCGACCATGCCGAAGGGCGCGGGTTTTGCGCGGGCGGCGATATCGCCTTTCTTCGCAATTCCGCGCTGAACGACAATGGTGTGTCGGGCCGCAAGTTCTTCCATGATGAATACCAGCTCAACCACCAGCTTTTCACTTATAAAAAACCGGTGGTTTGCTTCATGGATGGCATCACGATGGGCGGCGGAGTGGGCATTGCGCTGCCAGCAAAATTCCGCGTGGCGACCGAGAACACCCGGCTTGCCATGCCCGAAACCGGGATCGGCCTGTTTCCCGATGTTGGCGGCGGATGGCATTTGTCGCGGCTCGGCGGCCGGCTCGGACAATTCCTTGCACTGACCGGAGCGCGGCTGGATGGTGCGGAATGCCTCTGGGCCGGACTCGCCACGCATTATCTGCCATCGCAAATGGCAGCCGATGCCAAGGCGCGCATCATTGAAAAGCCGGATCGGATTGCGGGCGTATTGTCGGAAATGGTCGGCAGCCCGCCCAAGGCCCGGATCGAGGAAAACGCGGACAAGATCGCCAAGCACTTCGCCTCGGACGACTTCGAAACCATCCTCGCCAGCCTTGAGGCCGAGGACAGCGACTGGTCGCACAAGGAACGCGACACACTTGGCACCAAAAGCCCGCAAACCTGCAAGGTCGCGCTTCGCCAGCTGGCCGAAGGCGCGAAAATGACCGACTTTGCCGACAATATGCGGATGGAATACCGCATCGCCAGCCGCGTTATCAACCGACCCGATTTTGCCGAAGGGGTGCGCGCGGTGATCGTGGACAAATCGAACGATCCCAAATGGAACCCGCCCGTGCCGCAGGAAGTGGACGATGCGCTGATCGACAGCATTTTTGCCCCCTTGCCAGCCGATGAGGAATGGAAGCCGCTATGA
- a CDS encoding D-Ala-D-Ala carboxypeptidase family metallohydrolase: protein MTHANMRLSPHFTLREMTASPAAARRGIDNTPGMAEIAALRRLCRRVLEPVRRHYDRPVVITSGYRSPRLNTAIGGSPTSQHARGEAADFTVPGVGNLEVCQWMEANLNYDQLIYEFGESGWIHVSYRVPYRNMELRAVKRYRLGRLRTTYLQGLA, encoded by the coding sequence ATGACCCATGCAAACATGCGCCTGTCCCCGCACTTCACACTGCGCGAGATGACCGCATCCCCTGCCGCCGCGCGGCGCGGTATCGACAACACGCCCGGCATGGCCGAGATCGCCGCACTTCGCAGATTGTGCCGCAGGGTCCTGGAACCGGTGCGGCGGCATTATGACCGGCCGGTGGTGATCACCAGCGGCTATCGCTCCCCGCGCCTAAACACCGCGATCGGCGGTAGCCCGACCAGCCAGCACGCCAGAGGCGAGGCGGCCGATTTCACCGTCCCGGGCGTCGGCAATCTGGAAGTTTGCCAATGGATGGAGGCGAACCTTAATTACGACCAGCTAATATATGAATTCGGCGAGAGCGGATGGATCCACGTCAGCTACCGGGTGCCCTATCGCAACATGGAACTGCGCGCAGTGAAGCGGTACCGGCTGGGCCGGTTACGGACCACATATCTGCAGGGGCTGGCATAG
- a CDS encoding alkaline phosphatase PhoX: MLYQNRRNFLAATGSAFAALATSSCIRPGAVAKSGAAAGTVRGQLTEGYGPLVKDPAGLLDLPEGFSYRLLSKLGQPMSDGGTVPDRADGMGCLDLGKGRIALVRNHELMPDHDGGGPIASGYGSLGGQVMPGGTTTMVLDARTLALESEFRSLAGTIRNCSGGVTPWGSWLSCEEAVIKPGDARDPGDLATTHGWVFEVPGAATGLVDAKPLKHLGRFNHEAASVDPATGIVYLSEDREDSLFYRFVPSVPGDLTAPGKLQAMAVEGVADSRNWTELTMRAGEPRPVRWIDMDEVHAPDDDLRTRGAAQGATLIARGEGLHMGVARDRGEVYLCSTSGGAKRLGQIFRLAIGGGRGKPDTFELFFESSSPDQMNYGDNLTVAPNGHVIVCEDQYTDTVTNHLIGVTPDGAPYRFGLLTQQTELAGGCFSPDGKWFFVNAYSPTATVAITGPWMA; this comes from the coding sequence ATGCTTTATCAGAACCGCCGCAACTTTCTCGCCGCCACGGGCAGCGCCTTTGCCGCACTCGCCACATCGAGCTGTATCCGACCCGGCGCGGTGGCGAAATCGGGGGCCGCAGCGGGAACTGTCCGCGGGCAGCTTACCGAAGGATACGGGCCGCTGGTGAAAGACCCGGCGGGCTTGCTCGATCTGCCGGAGGGGTTTTCCTATCGCCTTTTGTCGAAGCTCGGCCAGCCCATGTCCGATGGCGGCACCGTGCCCGACCGGGCCGACGGCATGGGCTGCCTCGACCTTGGGAAAGGACGGATCGCGCTGGTTCGCAATCACGAACTGATGCCCGATCATGATGGCGGCGGACCGATTGCGTCAGGCTACGGCTCGCTGGGCGGGCAGGTAATGCCCGGCGGAACCACGACGATGGTGCTGGATGCCCGAACACTGGCGCTGGAAAGTGAATTTCGCAGTCTTGCCGGCACGATCCGCAACTGTTCCGGCGGCGTTACGCCCTGGGGTAGCTGGCTCAGCTGCGAGGAAGCGGTCATAAAACCCGGCGATGCTCGCGACCCCGGCGACCTTGCCACGACCCACGGTTGGGTGTTCGAAGTGCCCGGCGCAGCCACCGGACTGGTCGACGCGAAACCTTTGAAACATCTCGGCCGATTCAATCACGAGGCCGCCAGCGTCGATCCGGCGACCGGTATCGTGTACCTATCCGAAGATCGCGAAGACAGCCTGTTCTACCGCTTCGTACCAAGCGTTCCCGGCGACTTGACGGCACCCGGCAAACTGCAGGCGATGGCGGTCGAAGGCGTCGCAGACAGCCGCAACTGGACCGAACTTACCATGCGCGCGGGCGAACCGCGACCCGTTCGCTGGATCGATATGGACGAGGTGCACGCGCCCGACGATGATCTGCGCACGCGCGGCGCCGCGCAGGGCGCAACATTGATCGCGCGCGGCGAGGGGCTGCATATGGGCGTGGCCCGGGATCGCGGCGAAGTGTATCTATGTTCGACCAGCGGCGGTGCGAAACGGTTGGGACAAATATTCCGCCTCGCCATCGGTGGCGGACGCGGCAAGCCAGATACGTTCGAACTCTTTTTCGAATCTTCATCCCCCGATCAAATGAACTACGGCGACAATCTGACGGTTGCACCCAACGGCCATGTGATCGTGTGCGAGGATCAGTATACCGATACCGTCACCAACCATCTGATCGGCGTTACCCCTGACGGCGCGCCCTACCGCTTCGGCCTGCTTACGCAGCAAACCGAACTGGCGGGCGGATGTTTCTCGCCCGATGGCAAATGGTTCTTCGTCAACGCCTATAGCCCGACGGCAACGGTGGCGATCACCGGGCCCTGGATGGCATGA
- a CDS encoding MFS transporter: MPSSGTPRQSHVKVIAASSLGTVFEWYDFYLYGLLAGVISVQFFAGVDETTGFIFALAAFAAGFAVRPFGALVFGRLGDLVGRKYTFLVTMAIMGLSTFAVGLLPSYASIGVAAPVILVTLRLLQGLALGGEYGGAATYVAEHAPPGKRGFYTSFIQTTATFGLFAALLVVIGLRTWLGEEAFAEWGWRLPFLGSILLLGISLWIRMQLEESPVFAEMKAQGTTSKTPLREAFGKRANLKIVMVALLGAVAGQAVVWYTGQFYALFFLERVLKVDGATANILIAIALVIGTPFFVFFGWLSDRIGRKKIILTGCALAAVLYFPLFAALTQAANPALAEAQARAPVTLVADPAECSVQFDPIGRNSFDTTSCDIAGAFMARTGLGYNRVDGEAGLLAAIRVGAGEDAREIVAPDPADARDADSRAVAINAFRSNAAEALAQAGYPERADPARIDRVAVVAILTVLVLLVTMAYGPIAALLVELFPARIRYSAMSLPYHIGNGWFGGFLPTVSFAIVAWTGNIYYGLWYPIAIAALTVVVGGLFLPETLGRDVDVKRGDAG; this comes from the coding sequence ATTCCATCGAGCGGGACGCCGCGTCAGAGCCACGTAAAAGTCATCGCCGCCAGTTCGCTCGGCACGGTGTTCGAATGGTACGATTTCTATCTCTACGGCTTGCTGGCGGGCGTGATCTCGGTGCAATTCTTTGCCGGGGTGGACGAGACCACGGGGTTCATCTTCGCGCTGGCCGCCTTTGCGGCCGGGTTCGCCGTGCGGCCGTTCGGTGCGCTGGTGTTCGGGCGGCTGGGCGATCTGGTGGGGCGCAAATACACCTTCCTCGTTACGATGGCGATTATGGGTCTGAGCACTTTTGCCGTTGGCCTGCTGCCGTCCTACGCCAGTATCGGAGTGGCCGCGCCCGTCATTCTTGTGACGCTGCGACTATTGCAAGGGCTGGCGCTGGGCGGCGAATATGGCGGCGCGGCGACCTATGTAGCGGAACATGCGCCGCCGGGTAAGCGCGGGTTCTACACCAGCTTTATCCAGACAACAGCGACCTTCGGCCTGTTTGCAGCGCTGCTGGTGGTGATCGGTCTGAGGACTTGGTTGGGCGAGGAAGCGTTTGCGGAATGGGGCTGGCGGCTGCCGTTCCTAGGTTCGATCCTGCTGCTGGGTATATCGCTGTGGATCCGGATGCAGCTGGAGGAGAGCCCCGTCTTCGCCGAGATGAAGGCGCAAGGGACCACTTCCAAAACACCCTTGCGCGAGGCATTCGGCAAGCGCGCCAATCTAAAGATCGTGATGGTGGCGCTGCTGGGCGCGGTCGCGGGGCAGGCTGTGGTCTGGTATACGGGGCAGTTCTACGCGCTGTTTTTCCTCGAACGGGTGCTGAAGGTGGACGGGGCGACGGCAAATATCCTGATCGCCATCGCGCTGGTGATCGGGACGCCGTTTTTCGTGTTTTTCGGCTGGCTTTCCGACAGGATCGGACGCAAGAAGATCATTCTCACTGGCTGCGCGCTGGCGGCGGTGCTGTATTTCCCGCTGTTTGCCGCGCTGACACAGGCTGCCAATCCTGCGCTGGCAGAGGCGCAGGCGCGCGCGCCGGTCACGCTGGTGGCGGACCCTGCGGAATGTTCGGTGCAGTTCGATCCGATCGGCCGCAACAGCTTCGATACGACGAGCTGCGATATTGCCGGCGCGTTCATGGCGCGCACCGGCCTCGGTTACAATCGGGTGGACGGCGAAGCGGGACTGCTCGCCGCCATCCGCGTGGGTGCGGGCGAGGACGCGCGCGAGATCGTTGCGCCCGATCCGGCAGATGCACGCGATGCCGATAGCCGCGCCGTCGCCATCAACGCCTTCCGCAGCAATGCGGCGGAGGCTCTGGCGCAGGCAGGCTATCCCGAACGCGCCGATCCTGCCCGCATCGACCGGGTGGCGGTGGTGGCAATTCTGACCGTCCTCGTGCTGCTGGTGACCATGGCCTACGGACCGATCGCGGCGCTGCTGGTGGAGTTGTTCCCGGCCCGCATCCGCTATTCCGCGATGAGCCTGCCTTATCATATCGGTAATGGCTGGTTCGGCGGGTTCCTCCCCACCGTCAGCTTCGCCATCGTCGCATGGACCGGGAACATTTACTACGGATTGTGGTATCCCATCGCTATCGCCGCGCTGACGGTGGTGGTGGGCGGGTTGTTCCTGCCCGAAACGCTCGGCAGGGACGTGGATGTCAAACGCGGGGATGCCGGTTGA
- a CDS encoding enoyl-CoA hydratase-related protein produces MTYETIQTATDGAVTIITLNRPKALNALSSAVLDELIEAFAAYQADDSQRCAVLTGSGDKAFAAGADIKEMAEKSAAEFYAADFFSKWTSHLVEATRKPWIAAVNGFALGGGCELAMMADFIVASENARFGQPEIKLGVAPGMGGSQRLTRAIGKAKAMEMCLTGRMMDAGEAERSGLVARVVPHDELMNSALKTAKTVAGMPPLAAMVNKEMVDAAYETTLSQGVLHERRLFQILTATEDKAEGMAAFIEKRDGVWKGR; encoded by the coding sequence ATGACATACGAAACCATCCAGACTGCGACCGATGGCGCCGTGACCATCATCACGCTGAACCGGCCCAAGGCCTTGAACGCGCTTTCCAGCGCAGTCCTCGACGAACTGATCGAGGCGTTTGCCGCCTATCAGGCTGACGACAGCCAGCGATGCGCGGTTCTCACCGGCTCCGGCGACAAGGCCTTCGCAGCGGGCGCGGATATCAAGGAAATGGCCGAGAAATCGGCGGCTGAGTTCTACGCTGCGGACTTCTTCTCCAAATGGACGAGCCATCTTGTCGAAGCGACCCGCAAACCCTGGATCGCGGCCGTGAACGGCTTCGCGCTTGGGGGTGGATGCGAACTAGCGATGATGGCGGACTTTATCGTGGCATCGGAAAACGCCAGATTCGGCCAGCCGGAAATCAAGCTCGGCGTGGCACCGGGAATGGGCGGCAGCCAGCGGCTGACCCGCGCCATCGGCAAGGCGAAAGCGATGGAAATGTGCCTGACAGGCCGCATGATGGATGCGGGCGAAGCCGAGCGCAGCGGCCTCGTCGCGCGCGTGGTGCCGCATGACGAGCTGATGAACTCCGCACTGAAGACCGCGAAGACCGTTGCCGGAATGCCGCCGCTTGCCGCGATGGTGAACAAGGAAATGGTTGATGCGGCGTATGAGACTACACTCAGCCAAGGCGTCCTGCACGAACGCCGCCTGTTCCAGATATTGACCGCGACCGAAGACAAGGCCGAGGGCATGGCCGCGTTTATCGAAAAGCGCGACGGGGTATGGAAGGGGCGGTAA
- a CDS encoding Dps family protein, with protein sequence MAERDTKSGDNSKSALVAELNGLLADHFALYIKTKNFHWHVTGPRFRDLHLLFDEQAIEVRDQIDDIGERVRKNGRMTLTSVASVAQHTQIADQDDTSLKPDAMVKELRDDNAALVKRLKGLKDLAEKAGDNATDGMLDEWTDMAEQRVWFLDSTLK encoded by the coding sequence ATGGCCGAACGCGACACCAAAAGCGGCGACAATTCCAAAAGCGCACTGGTAGCCGAACTGAACGGGCTGCTCGCCGATCATTTCGCGCTTTATATCAAAACCAAGAACTTCCACTGGCACGTCACCGGGCCGCGCTTCCGCGACCTGCATTTGCTGTTCGACGAACAGGCGATCGAAGTCCGCGATCAGATCGACGACATCGGTGAACGCGTGCGCAAGAACGGCCGCATGACGCTGACTTCGGTCGCGTCGGTCGCACAGCACACGCAGATTGCGGACCAGGACGACACGTCCCTGAAACCCGATGCGATGGTCAAGGAATTGCGCGACGACAATGCCGCGCTGGTAAAACGTCTGAAGGGTCTGAAAGACCTGGCTGAGAAAGCCGGCGACAACGCCACCGACGGCATGCTCGACGAATGGACGGACATGGCGGAACAACGCGTGTGGTTCCTCGATTCCACGCTGAAATAG
- a CDS encoding polysaccharide deacetylase family protein produces the protein MSRPQQIFTAFVVFALAACASPSANTITTASDKIIETKRIALTFDDVPRMAGAFFTPEERTAKLISALEQAGVEQAAFFVTTGNLSEPDGLRGEERIAAYVAAGHVIANHSASHSHLRQTPAAAYLADIDTAEAWLKGRPGYRPWFRHPYLDEGGRDKAKRDAIRAGLAERGLRNGYVTADGSDWHLEALTIKAAEAGKPMDMKALRKLYLQTQLSGIDYHDVLAKRTLGRSPAHVMLLHETDLAAMFIGDLVTELRREGWTIITADEAFADPINTAMPDVPYSYGTLIGSMAWEQDIQPPFSPIWMSTDMASRIFERQVIKAQAPIESPQ, from the coding sequence TTGAGCCGCCCCCAGCAGATCTTCACCGCGTTTGTGGTGTTTGCGCTGGCCGCATGCGCATCGCCGTCAGCAAACACCATAACCACCGCCTCAGACAAAATCATCGAAACCAAGCGCATTGCGCTTACTTTCGATGACGTGCCGCGCATGGCGGGCGCGTTCTTCACTCCTGAAGAGCGCACGGCGAAACTGATTTCGGCACTGGAACAGGCGGGCGTCGAACAGGCAGCATTCTTCGTGACGACCGGCAATTTAAGCGAGCCCGACGGGCTGCGCGGCGAAGAGCGGATTGCCGCTTATGTTGCCGCCGGACACGTTATCGCTAATCACAGCGCCAGCCATTCGCATCTCCGCCAGACCCCGGCGGCCGCTTACCTCGCCGATATCGACACGGCGGAGGCATGGCTGAAAGGTCGCCCCGGATACCGACCCTGGTTTCGCCACCCCTATCTCGACGAAGGCGGACGGGACAAGGCGAAGCGCGATGCGATACGGGCCGGTCTTGCAGAGCGCGGTCTGCGTAATGGCTACGTCACGGCTGACGGCTCTGATTGGCACCTGGAGGCTTTGACGATCAAGGCTGCGGAAGCTGGCAAGCCCATGGACATGAAGGCGCTGCGGAAGCTGTATCTGCAAACCCAGCTAAGCGGAATTGATTACCACGACGTGCTGGCAAAGCGCACACTGGGCCGTTCGCCGGCCCATGTTATGCTGCTCCATGAAACCGATCTGGCCGCCATGTTCATTGGCGATCTGGTGACGGAACTACGCCGCGAAGGCTGGACAATCATTACTGCGGACGAGGCCTTTGCCGATCCGATCAACACTGCCATGCCCGACGTTCCCTACAGTTACGGGACGCTAATCGGGTCGATGGCATGGGAACAGGACATCCAGCCGCCCTTCTCGCCAATCTGGATGAGCACTGATATGGCGAGCCGTATTTTTGAACGCCAAGTGATCAAGGCCCAAGCGCCCATAGAAAGCCCGCAATGA
- a CDS encoding acyl-CoA dehydrogenase family protein gives MTGQFQLTEEQLAIQEMAAKFTADNITPFAGDWDEQKHFPRDVIKSTAELGFGAIYVSEESGGIGLGRLEAALIMEAMSYGCPTTSAFISIHNMAAWMIDSFGGQNVKDRYLPDLVSMDKIASYCLTEPGSGSDASGLATSAVLDGDHYVLNGTKQFISGGGVNDVYVTMVRTGDHKTKGITCLVIDKDTPGVSFGAPEKKLGWNASPTAQVIFEDARVPVANRVGAEGEGFRFAMMGLDGGRLNIGACSLGGAQRCLDEAVSYTKERQQFGQPVADFQNTQFMLADMATDLESARALLYLAAAKVTDNAPDKSRFSAMAKRLATDNGSKVVNDALQLFGGYGYLKDYPIERFWRDLRVHSILEGTNQVMRMIVGRDLLRQ, from the coding sequence ATGACCGGACAATTCCAGCTTACCGAAGAACAGCTCGCCATTCAGGAGATGGCCGCGAAATTCACGGCCGACAACATCACCCCGTTCGCGGGCGATTGGGACGAACAGAAGCACTTCCCGCGCGACGTGATCAAATCCACCGCAGAGCTGGGCTTCGGCGCAATCTATGTGTCGGAGGAATCGGGCGGCATCGGGCTTGGCCGGCTGGAAGCGGCGCTGATAATGGAGGCGATGTCCTATGGTTGCCCCACCACCAGCGCGTTCATCTCGATCCACAACATGGCCGCCTGGATGATCGACAGTTTCGGTGGGCAGAACGTAAAGGACCGCTACCTCCCTGACCTCGTTTCTATGGACAAGATCGCCTCCTATTGCCTGACCGAACCGGGCAGCGGGTCGGACGCGTCGGGCCTTGCCACCAGTGCGGTGCTCGATGGTGACCATTACGTCCTCAACGGCACCAAGCAGTTCATCTCGGGCGGCGGCGTGAACGATGTTTATGTCACGATGGTCCGCACCGGGGATCATAAGACGAAAGGCATCACCTGCCTCGTCATCGACAAGGACACACCCGGCGTCAGCTTCGGCGCGCCGGAGAAGAAATTGGGCTGGAACGCCAGCCCCACCGCGCAGGTCATTTTCGAAGATGCACGCGTGCCGGTGGCCAACCGCGTCGGGGCCGAGGGCGAAGGGTTCCGCTTCGCCATGATGGGGCTGGATGGCGGGCGGCTGAATATTGGCGCCTGTTCGCTGGGCGGCGCGCAACGCTGTCTGGATGAGGCGGTTTCCTACACCAAGGAACGCCAGCAATTCGGCCAGCCCGTGGCGGATTTCCAGAACACCCAGTTCATGCTCGCCGACATGGCCACCGATCTGGAAAGCGCTCGCGCGCTGCTGTACCTCGCCGCCGCGAAAGTCACCGACAACGCGCCCGACAAATCCCGCTTTTCCGCCATGGCCAAGCGGCTGGCGACCGACAACGGATCGAAGGTGGTGAATGACGCACTGCAGTTGTTCGGCGGCTATGGCTATCTGAAGGACTATCCCATCGAACGCTTCTGGCGCGACTTGCGGGTGCACTCGATCCTAGAAGGCACCAACCAGGTGATGCGCATGATCGTCGGCCGCGATTTGTTGCGGCAGTAA
- a CDS encoding 6-phosphogluconolactonase codes for MTNIEIIDHAEPAAIAGWMAQSIGTALVQGGPVAITVPGGSTPFPIFEELVIRDLDFARLTVWPGDDRVVPETHAASNTGKLRALFEPAGADVATLTIMEQVPPFALTWLGMGTDGHIASLFPNTDPRADDPAQIKRLTPDPLPPEAPFDRVTLTIPSLLATDALVFTLGGSAKKRAVFDAAAKGDNDLPVARVLGAARKAGLPVTCFA; via the coding sequence ATGACCAACATCGAAATCATCGACCACGCCGAACCCGCTGCCATTGCCGGCTGGATGGCGCAGAGCATCGGAACGGCGTTGGTTCAGGGTGGACCGGTGGCGATTACCGTGCCCGGCGGCTCCACCCCGTTCCCGATCTTCGAAGAATTGGTAATACGCGATCTGGACTTTGCCCGGCTGACCGTATGGCCGGGGGATGACCGCGTCGTGCCCGAAACTCACGCTGCGTCTAATACCGGCAAGCTGCGCGCATTGTTCGAACCGGCGGGCGCGGATGTGGCCACGTTGACCATTATGGAACAGGTGCCGCCCTTCGCCCTGACCTGGCTCGGCATGGGCACGGATGGCCATATCGCCTCGCTGTTCCCCAACACCGATCCGCGCGCCGACGACCCTGCACAAATCAAGCGCCTGACGCCCGACCCGTTGCCGCCCGAGGCACCGTTCGACCGTGTCACGTTGACCATCCCAAGCTTGCTGGCGACCGATGCACTGGTGTTCACGCTCGGTGGCTCGGCAAAGAAGCGCGCGGTGTTCGATGCTGCTGCAAAAGGCGACAACGACCTGCCCGTGGCGCG